The Nitrospira sp. genome includes the window TTGGATACCAGGATTCGTCAGATGCCGAGGACGCCGGAGACGGATCCGTATCAATCAGGACTTGAAGCGGTCGCCGCTCAGTTGCGGGCTAACTTAGGGGATGTCTTGTTCGCCCTGGCGTACAACGAGTTTTGTGCACCGACGTTGGAAGCGTCGGTGGAGGAACTTGTCAAGAAGGGCGCGACCCACATTACCGTCACCACCACGATGTTTACGCCGGGCGGGTCGCATTCGGAAGTGGAGATTCCGGAAATTCTCGATCATCTGCGGCCGCAATATACCGGCGTCGAAC containing:
- a CDS encoding CbiX/SirB N-terminal domain-containing protein codes for the protein MTVARRGVILVGHGGIPKGCPQELVTKLKRLEGQRRAAKLPPSAEEIELDTRIRQMPRTPETDPYQSGLEAVAAQLRANLGDVLFALAYNEFCAPTLEASVEELVKKGATHITVTTTMFTPGGSHSEVEIPEILDHLRPQYTGVELRYAWPFDLQLVASTLAEQVKRFS